A window of the Phaseolus vulgaris cultivar G19833 chromosome 5, P. vulgaris v2.0, whole genome shotgun sequence genome harbors these coding sequences:
- the LOC137835567 gene encoding uncharacterized protein, with amino-acid sequence MGLNCGGVVVRFGLWVVALSIAGYIVGPPLYWHLIELLNHSSSSSCAPCVCDCSSQPIISIPQGLSNSSFADCAKHDPKVDGDTENNVAELLSEELNLRETEGLKNQRRADMALLESKKIASQYQKEADKCNSGMETCEEAREKAEMALMAQKKLSALWELRARQKGWKEGLAKSSSRSKGKLHSAS; translated from the exons atgggTTTGAATTGTGGTGGCGTTGTGGTGAGGTTTGGTTTGTGGGTGGTGGCGCTGTCCATTGCCGGCTACATAGTGGGTCCCCCTCTCTACTGGCACCTCATCGAACTCCTCaaccattcttcttcttcttcttgcgCTCCTTGCGTCTGTGATTGCTCTTCCCAACCCATCATTTCTATTCCTCAAG GGCTTAGCAACTCTTCGTTTGCAG ATTGTGCTAAGCACGATCCAAAGGTGGATGGAGACACCGAAAACAATGTTGCAGAGCTACTGTCAGAAGAACTAAATCTCCGGGAAACTGAAGGTTTGAAAAATCAGCGTCGTGCTGACATGGCTCTGCTGGAATCTAAGAAGATTGCATCTCAGTATCAGAAAGAAGCAGACAAGTGCAATTCAGGAATGGAGACATGTGAGGAAGCCAGGGAAAAGGCTGAGATGGCCCTAATGGCTCAGAAGAAGCTCTCTGCATTATGGGAACTGAGAGCTCGTCAGAAAGGTTGGAAAGAAGGGCTTGCCAAATCTAGTTCTCGCTCTAAAGGGAAACTGCACTCTGCTTCTTAG
- the LOC137835564 gene encoding cellulose synthase-like protein H1, producing the protein MANQNTLPLYQKVWLKHTFSRAVDSLIFFLLLMLLGYRVFSYHHYSFPWFVAFLCESWFTITWITTISTKWTPAQTITHLNHLLQRVGELPQVDVFVTTADPVLEPPIITVNTVLSLLALDYPANKLACYVSDDGCSPLIYHALVEATKFAKLWVPFCKKYNVQVRAPFRYFSEEATVEKSDFPEFQQEWLKMKEEYEELSCKIQNASQELNACPLVGEYEVFSKTQMRDHPSIIKVLWENKEGLSDGVPNIIYISREKRPQHPHHYKAGAMNVLTRISGLMTNAPYILNVDCDMYVNNPKIAQHALCILLDPKGEKEVAFVQCPQRFYDTVKDDAYGNQLVALPMYIGGGFAGLQGIIYAGTNCFHRRKVLYGLSPDHDIQTAKKDFGFIDGTLSEKKTVQIFGASKGFVESANHALEEMAFTPNHNLFKSLDREAANQISTCDYENSTEWGKQVGWLYGSTSEDVLTGLLMHRKGWRSEVCSPDPMAFMGCSPQDNLGQMAQHKRWSSGLFDIFLSSHCPIFGTLFGKLQFRECLAYIWLTNWALRSVPEISYALLPAYCIITNSSFLPNKELGMWFPVSVFVVYNVGTLSEHLMSGLSARTWWNNQRMGRITTMTSCFLGFLDILLKRLRISDTVFEITKKDQPSSNNENVGRFIFNKSPIFVPGTTILLIQLTALVTALWGWQQLKNDGAYGLGEVFCSAYVVLCYLPLLKGLFGIGKYGIPLSTISKATVLAFFFVQLCRSTITK; encoded by the exons ATGGCCAACCAAAACACCCTTCCTCTCTACCAAAAAGTATGGCTGAAACACACCTTCTCAAGAGCAGTGGATTCCctcatcttcttcctcctccttaTGCTTCTTGGTTATCGTGTTTTCTCCTATCACCACTATTCTTTCCCATGGTTTGTTGCATTTCTATGCGAGTCATGGTTCACCATCACTTGGATCACCACCATTTCCACAAAATGGACTCCTGCACAAACCATCACTCACCTTAACCATCTCTTGCAAAG GGTAGGTGAGCTTCCACAAGTGGACGTGTTTGTGACAACAGCAGATCCTGTGCTTGAGCCACCTATAATCACAGTGAACACTGTGTTGTCTCTTTTAGCCCTAGATTACCCTGCTAACAAGCTAGCTTGCTATGTTTCTGATGATGGTTGTTCTCCTCTTATCTACCATGCCCTTGTGGAAGCCACCAAATTTGCTAAACTTTGGGTACCTTTCTGTAAGAAGTACAATGTACAAGTTAGAGCACCCTTTAGATACTTTTCTGAGGAAGCCACGGTAGAGAAGAGTGACTTCCCAGAGTTTCAACAAGAATGGTTAAAAATGAAG GAAGAGTATGAAGAACTTAGCTGTAAAATTCAGAATGCTTCGCAAGAGTTGAATGCGTGTCCACTCGTTGGAGAATATGAAGTTTTCTCGAAAACACAGATGAGAGATCACCCATCCATAATTAAG GTACTATGGGAGAACAAAGAAGGTCTTTCAGATGGAGTACCTAACATAATCTACATATCTCGAGAAAAAAGGCCTCAACATCCTCATCATTACAAAGCTGGTGCCATGAATGTGTTG ACAAGAATTTCAGGGTTGATGACAAATGCTCCCTATATCCTAAACGTAGATTGTGACATGTATGTGAACAATCCCAAGATTGCACAACACGCCTTGTGCATTTTGCTGGATCCAAAGGGAGAAAAAGAAGTTGCATTTGTTCAATGTCCACAAAGATTCTATGATACAGTAAAGGATGATGCTTATGGAAATCAGCTGGTGGCTTTGCCTATG TACATAGGAGGTGGATTTGCAGGACTTCAGGGGATTATATACGCAGGAACAAATTGCTTTCACAGAAGAAAGGTTCTTTACGGCCTTTCTCCTGATCATGACATTCAAACTGCAAAGAAGGATTTTGGTTTCATTGATG GAACATTATCAGAAAAGAAAACAGTGCAAATATTTGGAGCTTCAAAAGGGTTTGTTGAATCAGCTAATCATGCTTTAGAAGAGATGGCATTTACTCCCAATCATAACCTTTTCAAATCTCTCGATCGTGAGGCAGCGAACCAAATTTCTACTTGTGATTATGAAAACAGCACCGAATGGGGTAAACAG GTGGGATGGTTATATGGATCAACATCAGAGGATGTACTTACTGGGCTGCTAATGCATAGAAAAGGTTGGAGATCTGAAGTTTGTTCACCAGATCCAATGGCCTTCATGGGCTGTTCACCTCAAGATAACCTGGGCCAAATGGCCCAACATAAGAGGTGGTCTTCAGGGTTGTTTGACATTTTCctgagcagccactgtccaattttTGGCACTCTATTTGGTAAGCTCCAATTCAGAGAGTGCTTGGCATATATTTGGCTCACCAATTGGGCCTTGCGATCAGTCCCTGAAATATCTTATGCACTTCTCCCTGCCTACTGCATCATTACCAATTCCAGTTTCTTGCCCAATAAG GAACTGGGCATGTGGTTCCCTGTCAGTGTATTTGTGGTGTACAACGTAGGTACTTTATCAGAGCACTTGATGTCAGGGTTGTCAGCTCGAACATGGTGGAACAACCAGAGAATGGGAAGAATAACAACCATGACTTCATGCTTCTTAGGATTTTTGGACATCCTCCTTAAGCGCTTAAGGATATCTGACACTGTCTTTGAAATAACAAAGaaagaccaaccttcttctaaCAATGAAAACGTGGGTAGGTTCATATTCAACAAGTCTCCCATTTTTGTACCTGGCACAACCATTTTGCTCATTCAACTCACAGCACTAGTTACTGCTTTGTGGGGGTGGCAACAACTTAAAAATGATGGTGCATATGGGCTAGGTGAGGTGTTTTGCAGTGCTTATGTGGTTCTCTGCTATTTGCCTTTGTTGAAAGGACTGTTTGGGATAGGAAAATATGGAATTCCCTTATCCACAATAAGCAAGGCAACTGTGCTAGCTTTCTTCTTCGTTCAACTCTGTCGGAGTACCATTACCAAGTGA
- the LOC137835565 gene encoding fatty acid hydroperoxide lyase, chloroplastic, with translation MSLPPPSLAKAAIATELPIRQIPGSYGLPLLGPLSDRLDYFWFQKPESFFKKRMEKYKSTVFRTNVPPSFPFFTNVNPNVIAVLDVKSFSHLFDLDLVDKKDVLIGDFVPDVNFTGKIRVGVYQDTSEPQHSKVKSYLMDILKRSSSIWVSELVSNLDILWDNIESTLSNSSSVSYFSPLQQFLFTFLCKVLAGADPSRDPKIADSGSAMLNRWLALQLLPTVSIGILQPLEEIFLHSFAYPFFLVSGDYNNLYNFVKQQGKDTINRGEVGFGLTQEEAIHNLLFVLGFNSYGGFSIFLPSLIDAIASNSALQEKLKKEARENGGSTLTFDSVKEMPLVQSVVYETLRMNPPVPLQFGRARKDFRLTSHDSVYDVKKGELLCGFQKLVMRDSLIFDEPDRFKPDRFTEEKGAQLLDYLYWSNGPQSGSPTLSNKQCAGKDVVTLTASLIVAYLFRRYDSINGDGSSITALQKAS, from the exons ATGTCATTGCCACCGCCATCTCTCGCAAAGGCGGCAATTGCGACGGAGCTCCCGATCCGGCAGATTCCAGGAAGTTATGGGTTACCGTTGCTTGGCCCCTTGTCGGATCGACTGGACTACTTCTGGTTCCAGAAGCCGGAGAGCTTCTTCAAGAAGCGAATGGAGAAGTACAAGAGCACGGTGTTCCGCACCAATGTTCCTCCCTCCTTCCCCTTCTTCACCAACGTTAATCCCAACGTCATCGCAGTTCTCGATGTCAAATCCTTCTCCCACCTCTTCGACCTGGACCTCGTCGACAAGAAGGACGTTCTCATCGGAGACTTTGTCCCCGACGTCAACTTCACCGGAAAAATCAGGGTCGGCGTGTACCAGGACACCTCCGAACCTCAACATTCCAAG GTGAAGAGCTACCTAATGGATATCCTGAAACGAAGCTCGAGCATATGGGTATCTGAACTAGTGTCCAATCTTGACATACTGTGGGACAACATCGAATCAACACTCTCAAATTCTTCATCTGTCTCCTATTTCTCCCCTTTACAACAATTTCTCTTCACTTTCCTCTGCAAAGTTCTCGCAGGTGCAGACCCATCTCGTGACCCCAAAATCGCAGACTCAGGCTCTGCCATGCTCAACCGATGGCTTGCCCTTCAGCTCCTCCCCACTGTCAGCATCGGCATACTCCAACCTCTCGAAGAAATCTTCCTCCATTCCTTCGCTTACCCTTTCTTTCTCGTTAGCGGAGACTACAACAACCTCTATAACTTCGTCAAGCAACAAG GGAAGGATACCATAAACAGAGGCGAAGTCGGGTTCGGGTTGACCCAAGAAGAAGCAATCCACAACTTGCTCTTCGTGCTAGGGTTCAACTCCTACGGGGGCTTCTCCATTTTCCTTCCAAGTTTGATTGATGCCATAGCGAGTAACTCCGCGTTGCAGGAGAAGCTGAAGAAGGAAGCCAGGGAAAACGGCGGCTCAACGCTCACCTTTGACTCCGTCAAAGAGATGCCACTCGTCCAATCGGTGGTCTACGAAACGCTGCGTATGAACCCTCCGGTTCCGCTGCAGTTCGGCCGCGCCCGAAAGGACTTCCGTTTGACCTCTCACGACTCCGTTTACGATGTGAAGAAGGGGGAGTTGCTATGCGGCTTCCAGAAGCTCGTGATGAGAGACTCTCTCATCTTCGACGAACCGGACCGCTTCAAGCCGGACCGGTTCACGGAGGAAAAAGGGGCCCAGTTGCTGGACTACTTGTACTGGTCCAATGGGCCTCAAAGTGGGTCCCCCACTCTCTCCAATAAACAGTGCGCGGGGAAAGACGTCGTCACCCTCACTGCGTCCTTGATTGTGGCTTACCTGTTTCGCAGGTATGATTCCATCAACGGCGATGGCAGTTCCATCACCGCCCTTCAAAAGGCTAGCTGA